A genomic stretch from Meiothermus sp. CFH 77666 includes:
- a CDS encoding diguanylate cyclase — MALLLGVALALPQLWLEQRVIQVSAVVYLLVTLAAFPLSRRYPKTALVAHLIAALGIFVWASQQPWTALALGWDREMALYASATVATLGLTVLALFGGLWVMVGGAILLAMLLPHPASGLYWAVWPLWVLGGLVGFSVFKAIHKLEATHQELSKVALRDRQTGLSNHLALEADYERYQALASRSDQPLLFSYWLLGVSQQRPQLLQELAQVMQDALRQGDGLYRVGEDQFCGLHIGLVSGHELTERLSRRFPQARVVWVVCNGLTLEEALKHAQDLLYRSPRQPIRQLASIPKA; from the coding sequence ATGGCCCTGCTCCTGGGGGTTGCCCTGGCCCTGCCGCAACTCTGGCTCGAGCAGAGGGTGATTCAGGTTTCAGCGGTAGTCTATCTGCTGGTTACCCTGGCGGCCTTTCCGCTGAGCCGCCGCTACCCCAAAACCGCCCTGGTTGCGCACCTGATTGCAGCCCTGGGAATCTTCGTATGGGCCAGCCAACAGCCCTGGACGGCCCTTGCCCTGGGGTGGGATCGGGAGATGGCCCTGTATGCCAGCGCCACCGTGGCCACCCTGGGTCTGACGGTGCTGGCCCTGTTTGGCGGGCTGTGGGTGATGGTAGGGGGGGCCATTCTCCTGGCGATGCTGCTTCCGCACCCGGCTTCAGGGTTGTACTGGGCGGTATGGCCGCTATGGGTTCTGGGTGGGTTGGTCGGGTTCTCGGTTTTCAAAGCGATCCACAAACTCGAGGCCACCCACCAGGAGCTCTCCAAAGTGGCCCTGCGGGATCGCCAGACCGGCTTGAGCAATCACCTGGCCCTCGAGGCCGACTACGAGCGCTACCAGGCCCTGGCCAGCCGCAGCGACCAGCCGCTGCTTTTCTCTTACTGGCTGCTGGGGGTCTCCCAGCAGCGCCCCCAGCTTCTGCAGGAGCTGGCTCAGGTAATGCAAGATGCCCTGCGCCAGGGGGACGGGCTTTACCGTGTGGGCGAAGACCAGTTCTGCGGCCTGCACATCGGGCTGGTGAGCGGGCACGAGCTGACCGAGCGTTTGAGCCGGCGGTTTCCCCAGGCCCGGGTGGTCTGGGTGGTGTGCAACGGCCTAACCCTGGAAGAGGCCTTGAAACACGCCCAGGATCTGCTATACCGCAGCCCCCGGCAGCCCATCCGGCAGCTGGCTTCGATTCCCAAAGCGTAA